The genomic DNA CAGCTCGACGAATTTGTCGATCTTCTCGATTCCGCCGGTGACTTCGAACACGAAGCTCGACGTGGTCGCGTCGACGACGCGCGCGCGATAGACGTCGGCGAGGCGCAGCGCTTCGATGCGATTGTCGCCAGTGCCCTGCACCTTCACGAGCGCCAGCTCACGCTCGACGTGCGCGCCCTCGGTGGTCAAGTCGCGCACCTTGTGGACGGGAACCAGGCGATCGAGCTGCGCGACGATCTGCTCTACCATCGGCGCACTCGCCGAGGTGACGATCGTGATGCGGCTGACCGACTTGTCGGCGGTGATCTCGCTGACCGTCAGGCTTTCGATATTGTAGCCGCGCGCGGTGAACAGGCCGGCGATCCGCGCGAGGATGCCGGGTTCGTTGTCGACGATGATGGCAAGCGTGTGCCGCTCGGCCTTTTCGGATTTGATGTGCATTTGTCCCTCCTCGGAACGGGGAGGGGGACCGCTCGTGAAGCGAGCGGTGGAGGGGCCCTCCACCAACGCTCCGTTCGCCGTACTCCCCCTCCACCATGCTCCGCATGGTCCCCCTCCCCGTGCCGGGGAGGAGCAAGATTGAGATTACACCAGCGCCTTGGCCTCGTCGTCCATCGTGCCGGAGACTTCGTTCGCTTGGAGGATCATGTCGGTATGCGCCGCGCCCGACGGGATCATCGGGAAGCAGTTGGCCAGCTTCGCGACCATGCAATCCACCATCACCGGTCCATCGTGCGCGAGCATGTCGGCGATGCCCTGTTCGAGCTGGTCAGGATGCTCGATGCGGATGCCCTTCCAGCCATAGGCCTCGGCGAGTTTGACGAAATCAGGCAGCGAATCCGAGTAGCTCTCCGAGTATCGGCTCTCATAAGTGAGCTCCTGCCACTGGCGGACCATGCCCATATATTCGTTGTTGAGGATGAACACTTTCACCGGCAGGCGATATTGCGTTGCCGTCGCCAGTTCCTGGATGTTCATCTGGATCGACGCCTCGCCGGCGATATCGATCACCAGCGCCTTGGGATTTCCGAGCTGCGCGCCGATCGCGGCGGGCAGCCCGTAACCCATCGTTCCGAGTCCGCCCGAGGTAAGCCACTTGTTGGGCTTCTCGAACCCGAAATGCTGCGCGGCCCACATCTGATGCTGGCCGACCTCGGTGGTGATGATCGGATCGCGCGCGTGGGTCGCCTCCCACAGCGCACGCACAGCGCGCTGTGGCATGATAACCTCGTCGTCCTTCGGGAAGGCAAGGCAATCGACCGCCTTCCAGCCATCGATCCGGCGCCACCATTCGGCGGTGTCCGGCTTGGGATGCTGGCGGCCCTTCCAGATGCGGACCATGTCTTCCATCGCATGGCCAGCGTCGGCGACGATGCCGAGATCGATCCGCACCGTCTTGTTGATGCTCGACCGGTCGATATCGATGTGCACCTTGCGGCTGTTCGGCGAGAAGGCATCGAGACGCCCCGTCACGCGATCGTCGAAGCGAACGCCGATCGCGACGATCAGGTCAGCCTGATTCATCGCCATATTCGCCTCATACGTCCCGTGCATGCCGAGCATGCCGAGGAACTGCGGCGAGGTGGCGGGGAAGCAGCCGAGCCCCATCAGGGTCGAGGTAACGGGTGCGCCGGTGATCCGCGCCAACTCGCGCAGCAGTTGCGACGCGCCGGGGCCGGAATTGATGATCCCGCCGCCAGTGTAAAAAATCGGCCGCTCGGCAGCGGCGAGCATATCGACGACCTGCTCGATCTCGCTGCGATTGGCCTTGAGCGCGGGACGGTACGTGCGATGCTGGATCGGACCGGGCTTCACGTAGCGCGCGGTGGCGACCTGCACATCCTTAGGGATGTCGACCACGACCGGACCGGGGCGCCCCGAGGTAGCGATATGGAACGCCTCGTGGATCACGGCGCCCAGCAGCGCGGGATCTTTCACGAGATAATTGTGCTTGGTGCAGTGGCGCGTGATGCCGACAGTATCGGCCTCCTGGAACGCGTCCGAGCCGATAAGCGTCGTCGGAACCTGACCGGTGATCACGACCATCGGAATGGAATCGAGCAAAGCGTCGGTGATCCCGGTGACGGCATTGGTCGCGCCGGGGCCCGAGGTGACGAGCACGACGCCAGGCTTGCCCGTCGAGCGGGCATAACCCTCCGCGGCGTGCGTCGCTGCCTGCTCATGTCGCACCAAAATGTGGTGGATGCGCTTCGAGCGAAAAAGCGCATCGTAAATTGGAAGGACGGCCCCGCCGGGATAGCCGAAGATGACGTCCACGCCGAGATCGCACAGCGCCTCGACCAGGATGTCTGCTCCGCTCTTCTCGCTCACGTTCATTCCCCTTGCATCTTGCGCGGTCCTGCTACCCGTTCGGGTCGCGGCGCGCTACGGCAATGAAAATTACGCGTCAAGGCCAAATATTGAAATAATATTCCAATCTGTCTAGTGGCAGGTCGCTGACGCGTGGCCAATTCTCCGGCGTCTGGTGGCGAAACCAGGTGTATTGCCGTTTGGCGTAGCGGCGCGTCGCGGCACATGCCTCTGCCAGTGCGGCATCGCGGTCGATCGTGCCGGCGAGCAGTGCCGTGATCTCGCGAACCCCGATCGCGCGGGTCACCGGCGCGGCTGGCGGAACATCGTCGCGCCCGATCAACGTGGCGACTTCCTCGATCGCTCCCGTGTCGAACATCGTCGCAAGTCGCGCGTCGATCCGCTCGCTCAGGCTCGCCCGGTCGGGCAGCAGAACGAGCGGCGCCAGTGCGACGTCGTTCGCGATGCCGCCGGCGCGAGCGGACTGCCATGCCGCCAGCGTCCGTCCCGTCGAACGTACCACCTCGAGTGCACGGGCAACGCGCGCGGTATCGGCGGGCGCCAAGCGTTGCGCGGCAGCCGGATCGGCGACGGCCAGCGCTGCATGGGACGACGCGACCGGCATCGCACGTATCGTTTCCCGGATTGCGGGATCGATCGCCGGGACGGGCGCGATCCCGTCGAGCAGGGTACGGATGTATAGCCCGCTCCCGCCGACGAGGATTGGCAGCCTGCCACGTTGCTGGATATTAGCGATCGCGTCGCGCGCCTGATCCGCCCAATGCGCGGCGGACCAGGCATCCGCTCCGTCGACAACGCCGTACAGCCGATGCTCCGCGCGTGCCTCATCTGCGGGGGTCGGGCGGGCGGTGATGATGCGCAAGTCGCGATAGACTTGGCTGGCATCGGCGTTGACGATGACGCCGCCAGTCCGTTCGGCCAAGGCGATCGCGAGCGACGACTTGCCGCTCGCGGTCGGCCCTGCAATGAGCGCCAGCTTCGGAAGGGGACTTCGTGTGTTCACCGCGACGCTGATAGCAGCCGGGCGTCTGTCGCCCCAGACCCTCTCGGACGCAAACGAGCGGCTGGCCGCTGCCGGCTGCGTCCCGACGACATCTGGCTGGATCGACGAGGGTGACGCCGCCGACATCGCCTTCGGCTTCGCGCCTGACGCTGCACGGCGCTCGTTGGAGAGCGCATTCACTGGCGTCGATGTAGTGGTTCAGCCACATGCGGGCCGCGCGAAGCATCTGCTGGTGGCGGACATGGATTCGACCATGATCACCGTCGAGTGCATCGACGAACTCGCCGATTATGCCGGCATCAAGCCACAGATCGCCGCCATCACCGAAGCCGCCATGCGCGGCGAACTCGACTTCGCTGCTGCGCTCGATGCGCGCGTGGCGCTGCTCGAGAATCTCGACGCCGACGCGATCGAGCAATGTCGCGCCGAACGTGTGCGGCTGATGCCGGGAGCGAAGACGCTGGTGCGCACGATGCGTGCGCACGGCGCAACCGCAATCCTCGTTTCGGGCGGGTTCACCGCGTTTGCCGATCCGGTCGGCGCAGAAATCGGGTTCGATCGGGTGATCGCGAATCGGCTCGACGTGGTCGACGGGCGGCTGGCGGGGACGGTGGGCAAGCCTATCGTCGATTCCGCCACCAAGGAACGCACGTTGCGCGCGGCGCGCACTGAGTTCGGGCTAGCGGACGACGCGACGATGGCGGTCGGCGATGGCGCCAACGACTTGGCGATGATCGGCGTGGCCGGGCTCGGCGTCGCCTTTCACGCAAAGCCGATCGTCGCGCAGGCTGCCGCTGCGCGGATCGACCATAATGACCTCACCGCTTTGCTCTGGGCACAAGGCATCCCCCGGCGGGAGTGGGTACAAAGCTGACGACGCGCTGAAATTCGCGCCCTTGTCGTAAGCGGTCCTGCATCCGATACCGACTCCGCGAGGGGCGGGGGCCAATGACGACGACCGAATTGTTTCTGGTGGCGATGCTGATCGTGTTCAGCGTGCCCTATCTGGTCTGGCGGCTCGCGCGGACGGATTACTGGTCGCCGCTCGTGGTGGTGCAGATCGTCGGCGGCGTGTTGCTTGGGCCGGGGGTGCTCGGGGCGGCACTGCCCGAGTTTCACCGCACCGTCTTCAATCCGCAAGTGATCGGTGCGCTCAACGGCATCGCGTGGTGGGCGGTGATGATCTTCGTGTTCGTGGCGGGGATCGAGCTCGACCTGAGCCAGGCATGGGCACGGCGGCGCGAGACGGGGATCACGGCCGCGTGCGCGCTGCTCGTACCGCTAGCGTCCGGGTGCCTCGCGGCGCTGCTCCTGCTGGGCTGGCGCGATGGATGGGCGGGGAGCGGCGGCGCACCGTGGCAGGTGGTTCTTGGCATCGGTATGGCCTGTGCAGTGACGGCGCTGCCGATCCTCGTGCTGTTCCTCGAAAAGCTCGACATCCTGCGGCAACCGCTCGGCCAACGCATCCTGCGGTATGCGAGTCTGGACGATATCGCGATTTGGGGCGTGCTGGCGCTGATCCTGCTCGACTGGGAGCGGGCAGGGCGGCAGTTGGGGTTCCTGCTGCTGTTCCCGGTCGCGGCGATGGCGATGCGCGCACTGATGCGCCGCTTGCCCGAGCGCGATCGCTGGTATGTTGGGCTGATCTGGCTCGCGGCCTCGGGGCTGGCGGGCGATTGGGCTGGGTTGCACTATATGGTCGGCGCGTTCCTCGCCGGCGCGGTGCTTGACGCACGCTGGTTCGATCAGGCCCGCATGGACCTGTTCCGCGATCACATCCTTCTCGCGGTGATGCCGGTATTCTTCCTGTCGACGGGGCTACGGACAAACTGGGCGATGGGAGGCAGCGCGGTGATCGGCGGGGCCGTGCTGCTGCTGGTCGCGTCAGTCGTCGGCAAACTTGCCGGATTGCACCTCGCGGGGCGGCTGCTGCACTGGGGCAAGGGTGAGGCGAGTCTGATCGGCTGGCTGCTGCAGACCAAAGCGCTGATCATGATCATCTTCGCCAACATCCTTCTCGACAAGGCGATCATCAGTGCCGAGACGTTCACCGCGCTACTGCTGATGGCGGTGATGAGCACGATGTTGACGATCCCGATCGTCACGCCGAAGCTACGTCGAATACGCGCCGTGCAAGCCGCGCCATAAACAGGAGAGCAAGCGATGCGCCCGATCCCCGAGGTAGTTGCGCGTCTCGACGGTGCCGGCGCGATCGTGACCGGCGCCGCGAGCGGCATGGGCCGTGCCACCGCGATCCTTCTCGCCCGCGCCGGTGCCAGCGTTGCGGTTACGGATGTGCGTCTTGCGGACGCCCAGGCGGTCGTGGATGAGATTGCGGCAGAGGGGCTCAGCGCACAGGGCTGGGCGCTCGACGTGGCGGATCACGACGTGATAACCCGCGTGACGGAAGAAGCGGCTGCGGCGTTTGGAGACGTGTCGATCATCGTCAACAACGCGGGCATCTCGGCCAGTTTGCCGATCGACGACGCAACGTACGATACGG from Sphingomonas radiodurans includes the following:
- a CDS encoding acetolactate synthase 3 large subunit; translated protein: MNVSEKSGADILVEALCDLGVDVIFGYPGGAVLPIYDALFRSKRIHHILVRHEQAATHAAEGYARSTGKPGVVLVTSGPGATNAVTGITDALLDSIPMVVITGQVPTTLIGSDAFQEADTVGITRHCTKHNYLVKDPALLGAVIHEAFHIATSGRPGPVVVDIPKDVQVATARYVKPGPIQHRTYRPALKANRSEIEQVVDMLAAAERPIFYTGGGIINSGPGASQLLRELARITGAPVTSTLMGLGCFPATSPQFLGMLGMHGTYEANMAMNQADLIVAIGVRFDDRVTGRLDAFSPNSRKVHIDIDRSSINKTVRIDLGIVADAGHAMEDMVRIWKGRQHPKPDTAEWWRRIDGWKAVDCLAFPKDDEVIMPQRAVRALWEATHARDPIITTEVGQHQMWAAQHFGFEKPNKWLTSGGLGTMGYGLPAAIGAQLGNPKALVIDIAGEASIQMNIQELATATQYRLPVKVFILNNEYMGMVRQWQELTYESRYSESYSDSLPDFVKLAEAYGWKGIRIEHPDQLEQGIADMLAHDGPVMVDCMVAKLANCFPMIPSGAAHTDMILQANEVSGTMDDEAKALV
- the miaA gene encoding tRNA (adenosine(37)-N6)-dimethylallyltransferase MiaA; this encodes MNTRSPLPKLALIAGPTASGKSSLAIALAERTGGVIVNADASQVYRDLRIITARPTPADEARAEHRLYGVVDGADAWSAAHWADQARDAIANIQQRGRLPILVGGSGLYIRTLLDGIAPVPAIDPAIRETIRAMPVASSHAALAVADPAAAQRLAPADTARVARALEVVRSTGRTLAAWQSARAGGIANDVALAPLVLLPDRASLSERIDARLATMFDTGAIEEVATLIGRDDVPPAAPVTRAIGVREITALLAGTIDRDAALAEACAATRRYAKRQYTWFRHQTPENWPRVSDLPLDRLEYYFNIWP
- a CDS encoding cation:proton antiporter, translating into MTTTELFLVAMLIVFSVPYLVWRLARTDYWSPLVVVQIVGGVLLGPGVLGAALPEFHRTVFNPQVIGALNGIAWWAVMIFVFVAGIELDLSQAWARRRETGITAACALLVPLASGCLAALLLLGWRDGWAGSGGAPWQVVLGIGMACAVTALPILVLFLEKLDILRQPLGQRILRYASLDDIAIWGVLALILLDWERAGRQLGFLLLFPVAAMAMRALMRRLPERDRWYVGLIWLAASGLAGDWAGLHYMVGAFLAGAVLDARWFDQARMDLFRDHILLAVMPVFFLSTGLRTNWAMGGSAVIGGAVLLLVASVVGKLAGLHLAGRLLHWGKGEASLIGWLLQTKALIMIIFANILLDKAIISAETFTALLLMAVMSTMLTIPIVTPKLRRIRAVQAAP
- the serB gene encoding phosphoserine phosphatase SerB, which codes for MFTATLIAAGRLSPQTLSDANERLAAAGCVPTTSGWIDEGDAADIAFGFAPDAARRSLESAFTGVDVVVQPHAGRAKHLLVADMDSTMITVECIDELADYAGIKPQIAAITEAAMRGELDFAAALDARVALLENLDADAIEQCRAERVRLMPGAKTLVRTMRAHGATAILVSGGFTAFADPVGAEIGFDRVIANRLDVVDGRLAGTVGKPIVDSATKERTLRAARTEFGLADDATMAVGDGANDLAMIGVAGLGVAFHAKPIVAQAAAARIDHNDLTALLWAQGIPRREWVQS
- the ilvN gene encoding acetolactate synthase small subunit, with product MHIKSEKAERHTLAIIVDNEPGILARIAGLFTARGYNIESLTVSEITADKSVSRITIVTSASAPMVEQIVAQLDRLVPVHKVRDLTTEGAHVERELALVKVQGTGDNRIEALRLADVYRARVVDATTSSFVFEVTGGIEKIDKFVELMGEVGLIEVARTGIVAIARGKNAA